In the genome of Christensenella timonensis, one region contains:
- a CDS encoding helix-turn-helix domain-containing protein: protein MGHIFILEAIMKGLILQNASLQTNLRRLRAEAGLSQRELTSKMNLLGSTIDRNTYTKIELGTRNIKVTDLVALQQVYHVDFAEFFKGIAPHE, encoded by the coding sequence ATGGGTCACATTTTTATTTTGGAGGCGATTATGAAAGGGTTGATTTTGCAAAATGCTAGTTTACAGACAAATTTAAGAAGGCTGCGTGCCGAAGCTGGCTTGTCACAAAGAGAACTGACTTCAAAAATGAATTTATTGGGAAGTACGATTGATCGAAATACTTATACCAAAATTGAACTGGGCACGCGCAATATCAAAGTGACAGACCTGGTCGCGCTGCAGCAGGTCTACCATGTCGATTTCGCGGAGTTTTTCAAAGGGATCGCGCCGCACGAGTGA
- a CDS encoding zinc-ribbon domain-containing protein has protein sequence MADKTLICKDCGAEFVFTEGEQEFFREKGFDNEPVRCPACRKAKKQQRNNFRRDYED, from the coding sequence ATGGCAGACAAAACATTAATCTGCAAGGATTGCGGAGCGGAGTTTGTGTTTACAGAGGGCGAGCAGGAATTTTTCAGGGAAAAAGGATTCGATAATGAACCCGTCCGCTGCCCGGCTTGCAGGAAAGCAAAGAAACAGCAGCGCAATAATTTCAGGAGAGATTACGAGGACTAA
- a CDS encoding pyridoxamine 5'-phosphate oxidase family protein gives MREMRRKERATPKEDALALLKDCEYAVLCMTDPDGNPHAVPVSPALDGEVVYIHSAHKGFKIDCIGHHAQVCLVCAGNITRLPERFSTAYQSTIAYGRARLVEERDEKVHALDLICRKYALSNMDNFEAEMEKSFARTAIIRIDLENVSGKQRKLPENR, from the coding sequence ATGCGTGAAATGAGAAGGAAAGAACGTGCCACCCCAAAGGAAGATGCCCTCGCATTGCTCAAGGACTGCGAATATGCCGTCCTGTGCATGACCGACCCTGACGGCAATCCACATGCCGTACCCGTTTCCCCCGCGCTTGACGGGGAAGTTGTTTATATCCACAGCGCACACAAAGGATTTAAAATCGATTGTATCGGGCATCATGCGCAGGTATGCCTTGTATGCGCGGGCAATATCACCCGTTTGCCCGAACGTTTTTCCACCGCATACCAGAGCACAATCGCTTATGGCAGGGCGCGCCTGGTCGAAGAAAGGGACGAGAAGGTTCACGCGCTTGACCTGATCTGCCGGAAATATGCGCTCTCCAACATGGACAATTTTGAGGCCGAGATGGAAAAATCGTTTGCGCGCACGGCAATCATCCGCATCGACCTAGAAAATGTCAGCGGCAAGCAGAGAAAATTGCCTGAAAATAGATAA
- the rho gene encoding transcription termination factor Rho: MNTSLLEDKSLADLREIAKLAGVKSPTKYKKAELLSMLLELEQQGEEKQAEEQAVDIFGMASMPAPKPKPEKPEEKIAEEKPKRAVRPRKKAEEPAAAEAAPETDAKAGAQQEIKLDDLGDAEEDEGQTGSGRRRIIEYVPNNDAVNEILNTGECKDANGILEVHSEGYGFLRSENYLPGTKDVYVSQAQIRKFNLKTGDKVCGKTRPSKDGERLLALLYIETVNGEPVEKCQSRPAFETLTPIYPEERFTLENVRASRDLAIRMIDLISPIGKGQRGLIVAPPKAGKTILLKKIANSITTNYPEVEMIVLLIDERPEEVTDMQRSIAGEVVYSTFDERPENHARVADMVIERAKRLVEHGRDVVILLDSLTRLGRAHNLVVPPSGRTLSGGLDPASLYKPKRFFGAARNIEGGGSLTIIATALVDTGSRMDEIIYEEFKGTGNMEIHLDRKLSEKRIFPAVDLAKSGTRREDLLLSQKELEGTWALRKALSSGNTTEVTEQLIGMLVRTQTNEEFLARLHEWFRIWEKEGYNSGGNSRY; this comes from the coding sequence GTGAATACCAGTTTACTTGAAGACAAGAGTCTGGCTGATCTGAGGGAGATCGCAAAACTGGCAGGAGTCAAATCGCCTACAAAATACAAAAAGGCGGAACTTCTGTCAATGCTCTTAGAATTAGAGCAGCAGGGCGAAGAAAAACAGGCTGAAGAACAGGCTGTGGATATTTTTGGCATGGCAAGCATGCCCGCGCCCAAACCAAAACCCGAAAAGCCGGAAGAGAAGATAGCGGAAGAAAAACCCAAGCGCGCCGTACGGCCGCGCAAAAAGGCAGAAGAGCCCGCCGCCGCAGAAGCGGCCCCGGAAACGGATGCCAAGGCCGGCGCGCAGCAGGAGATCAAGCTTGACGATCTCGGGGATGCGGAAGAAGACGAGGGCCAGACCGGCTCCGGCCGCAGGCGCATCATCGAATATGTGCCCAACAACGACGCGGTCAACGAGATCCTGAACACAGGCGAATGTAAAGATGCCAACGGCATCTTAGAGGTACATTCCGAAGGATATGGGTTCCTGCGGAGCGAGAACTACCTGCCCGGCACCAAAGACGTTTATGTGTCGCAGGCGCAGATCCGTAAATTCAACCTAAAGACAGGGGACAAGGTGTGCGGCAAAACGCGTCCGTCAAAGGACGGGGAACGTTTGCTGGCGCTTTTGTATATCGAAACGGTCAACGGCGAGCCCGTGGAAAAATGCCAGAGCCGTCCGGCGTTTGAAACGCTGACGCCCATTTATCCGGAAGAACGGTTCACGCTGGAAAACGTGCGCGCGTCGCGCGACCTGGCGATCCGTATGATCGACCTGATTTCTCCCATCGGAAAAGGCCAGCGCGGCCTGATCGTGGCGCCGCCCAAGGCCGGTAAAACGATCCTCCTGAAGAAAATCGCCAACAGCATTACCACCAACTACCCGGAGGTGGAAATGATCGTGCTGCTGATCGACGAACGCCCGGAGGAAGTTACGGACATGCAGCGCTCCATCGCGGGCGAAGTGGTCTATTCCACCTTTGACGAACGCCCGGAAAACCATGCCCGCGTTGCGGATATGGTCATCGAGCGTGCGAAAAGGCTGGTGGAACACGGCCGCGACGTCGTCATTCTGCTCGATAGCCTGACGCGCCTCGGGCGGGCGCACAACCTTGTGGTACCGCCTTCCGGCAGGACGCTTTCCGGCGGTCTCGATCCGGCGTCGCTTTATAAGCCGAAACGCTTCTTCGGCGCGGCAAGGAATATCGAAGGCGGCGGGTCGCTGACGATCATTGCCACAGCGCTTGTGGATACGGGCTCGCGTATGGATGAGATCATCTACGAAGAGTTCAAGGGCACGGGCAACATGGAAATTCATCTTGACCGTAAGCTCTCGGAAAAACGCATTTTCCCGGCGGTGGATCTCGCCAAGTCGGGTACGCGGCGTGAAGACCTGCTCTTATCGCAAAAGGAGCTGGAAGGCACGTGGGCGCTCCGCAAGGCGCTGTCGTCAGGGAACACGACGGAGGTGACGGAGCAGCTGATCGGTATGCTCGTGCGCACGCAGACAAACGAAGAATTTCTTGCACGGCTCCATGAGTGGTTCCGCATCTGGGAAAAGGAAGGCTATAATTCCGGCGGGAATAGCCGCTACTAA
- a CDS encoding DUF1846 domain-containing protein — protein sequence MKIGFDNGLYIKKQTEKILERIDQFKGKLYLEFGGKLFDDYHASRVLPGFDVNGKAKLLQSLKDQAEIIFCINAGDIEKNKVRADLGITYDLDVLRLIDNLRGMGLYVGSVVITQYTEQYAADVFRQRLERRGIKTYIHRHTKGYPSEIELIVSDEGYGMNPYIETQRPLVVVTAPGPGSGKLATCLSQLYHEYRRGNMAGYAKFETFPIWNLPLKHPVNMAYEAATSDLNDVNMIDPFHLEAYGKTAVNYNRDIDAFPIVKTILAKITGSKEYYQSPTDMGVNMAGYAIIDDEVCRQAACQEVIRRYYNAQCDYKKGNTTAEALQKNLMLMKQLELEPNDRKVVAPALEKEQLTGVPSAALELPDGTIITGKTTELMNNVSSMILNAVKQLGNISDEIRLISPIALEPILKLKSAILKELDPILNIEDVLAALSISAAMNPTAEVGMTKLKMLAGCEVHSTCMLTQADESVLKKLNINLTCEPVYPSKDLYYI from the coding sequence ATGAAGATCGGTTTTGACAATGGCCTGTACATCAAAAAACAAACGGAGAAGATCCTTGAGCGGATCGACCAGTTCAAAGGGAAATTATATTTGGAATTCGGCGGCAAGCTGTTCGACGACTACCATGCGTCGCGCGTGCTTCCCGGGTTTGACGTCAACGGCAAGGCTAAGCTTCTGCAAAGTTTAAAAGACCAGGCGGAGATCATTTTTTGCATCAACGCCGGCGACATTGAAAAAAACAAGGTGCGGGCAGACCTCGGTATTACTTACGACCTTGACGTGCTGCGGCTGATCGATAACCTGCGTGGCATGGGCCTTTACGTGGGCAGCGTTGTCATCACGCAGTATACGGAACAGTATGCGGCGGACGTTTTCCGCCAGAGGCTGGAGCGGCGCGGCATCAAGACCTACATCCACCGCCATACCAAAGGGTATCCGTCCGAGATCGAGCTCATCGTGAGCGACGAAGGATACGGCATGAACCCATATATCGAAACGCAGCGCCCGCTCGTGGTCGTGACCGCGCCCGGCCCGGGCAGCGGGAAGCTGGCGACGTGCTTGTCGCAGCTCTACCACGAATACCGCCGTGGTAATATGGCGGGCTATGCGAAGTTCGAGACCTTCCCCATTTGGAATTTACCGCTCAAGCATCCGGTCAACATGGCCTACGAAGCGGCAACGTCGGATCTTAACGACGTCAACATGATCGATCCGTTCCATCTGGAAGCCTATGGAAAAACGGCGGTCAACTACAACCGAGATATCGACGCATTCCCCATCGTCAAAACGATCCTTGCGAAAATCACGGGCAGCAAGGAATATTACCAGTCCCCGACGGATATGGGCGTCAACATGGCGGGCTACGCCATTATCGACGACGAAGTATGCAGGCAGGCGGCCTGCCAGGAAGTGATCCGCCGCTATTACAATGCCCAGTGCGATTACAAAAAGGGCAATACCACGGCTGAAGCGCTGCAGAAAAACCTGATGCTCATGAAGCAGCTGGAACTGGAACCAAATGACCGCAAGGTCGTCGCGCCGGCGCTCGAAAAGGAACAGCTGACGGGCGTGCCGTCGGCAGCGCTTGAGCTGCCGGACGGAACCATCATCACCGGGAAAACGACGGAACTGATGAACAACGTGTCGAGCATGATCCTGAACGCCGTCAAGCAGCTGGGCAATATCTCTGACGAGATACGCCTCATTTCGCCCATCGCCTTAGAGCCCATCCTCAAGCTGAAAAGCGCAATCTTAAAGGAGCTCGATCCGATCCTCAATATCGAGGATGTGCTTGCGGCGCTTTCCATCAGCGCGGCCATGAACCCCACGGCAGAGGTGGGCATGACCAAGCTGAAGATGCTTGCCGGGTGCGAGGTGCATTCCACATGCATGCTCACGCAGGCGGACGAATCGGTGCTCAAGAAACTGAATATCAACCTAACGTGCGAGCCGGTTTATCCTTCCAAAGATTTATATTATATCTGA
- a CDS encoding MBL fold metallo-hydrolase has protein sequence MLIEWIGHSCFYITTQDGKTIMIDPYDNTIGLKVPEKAPDILLITHDHFDHYNHEYVDGLKPGYTLIEKPGDNIVDGVKIRGIELDHDEEGGAQRGKVVAYLIETDGMRLLHMGDVGAMPPDSFFEAIGKIDILMIPVGGTYTVDAKGALNIMDRIHPNITIPMHYLTPGLKLDIAGSHDFLARAASREYDVSRIGGGLFDITSDNLKKRNRIVVMECTHCP, from the coding sequence ATGTTGATTGAATGGATTGGGCATTCTTGTTTCTATATTACGACGCAAGATGGAAAAACGATTATGATCGACCCGTACGATAATACGATCGGGCTGAAGGTACCGGAGAAAGCGCCGGATATCCTGCTTATTACGCATGATCATTTTGATCACTATAACCATGAATATGTGGATGGGCTAAAGCCCGGCTATACGCTGATCGAGAAACCCGGCGACAATATAGTGGACGGCGTCAAGATCAGGGGGATCGAGCTTGACCACGACGAAGAGGGCGGCGCGCAGCGCGGCAAGGTGGTCGCATACCTGATCGAAACGGACGGGATGCGCCTTCTGCACATGGGAGATGTGGGCGCGATGCCGCCGGACAGCTTTTTTGAAGCGATCGGAAAGATCGATATTTTGATGATCCCGGTCGGCGGGACTTATACGGTGGACGCCAAGGGCGCGCTCAACATCATGGACAGGATTCATCCCAATATCACGATCCCCATGCACTATTTAACGCCGGGGCTCAAGCTGGATATCGCTGGCTCGCACGATTTCCTCGCGCGTGCCGCAAGCAGGGAATACGACGTTTCCCGCATTGGCGGGGGGCTTTTTGATATTACGTCCGACAACCTGAAAAAGCGCAACAGGATCGTTGTCATGGAATGTACGCATTGTCCGTAA
- the hcp gene encoding hydroxylamine reductase, which translates to MEMFCFQCEQTAKGTGCTMGGVCGKKVETANLQDALTDKMVELACAAQGKPHDAQTDAAIVDGLFTTVTNVSFDDAAISKRVDALGELAARYGGGCTFDAKSIWHNDEDMRSLQALLLFGMRGMAAYAHHARVLGKTNPEVNEFFYRGLSSLAKDLSIDERLALVMECGQVNLKCMELLNDANVGTYGKPTPTQVSTDIEAGPFIIVTGHDLHDLKLLLEQADGKGVNIYTHGEMLPAHAYPELKKYSHLKGNFGTAWQNQKKEFDNVPAPILFTTNCLMPPQPSYSDRVFTTSVVGYPEMRHIDENKDFGPVIEKALALGGYGGKKEMSGINGGHVLSVGFGVDTVLSVADQVIDAVRGGKISHFFLVGGCDGAKPGRNYYTDFVKQTPEDSVILTLACGKFRFNDLDLGTVAGLPRLMDMGQCNDAYSAIQVALALADAFDCGVNDLPLSLVLSWYEQKAVCILLTLLALGIKNIYLGPTLPAFVSPNVLNILVEKFNISPISTPEEDLKKILG; encoded by the coding sequence ATGGAAATGTTTTGTTTTCAATGCGAACAGACCGCTAAGGGCACGGGGTGCACGATGGGCGGCGTATGCGGTAAAAAAGTTGAGACCGCAAATTTACAGGACGCTTTAACGGATAAAATGGTGGAGCTTGCATGTGCGGCACAGGGAAAGCCCCATGACGCACAAACGGATGCAGCCATCGTGGACGGGCTTTTTACCACCGTCACCAACGTGAGCTTTGACGACGCGGCGATCAGTAAACGCGTGGATGCGCTGGGCGAGCTGGCCGCAAGGTACGGCGGCGGATGCACATTCGACGCAAAAAGCATCTGGCATAACGACGAGGACATGCGCAGCCTGCAGGCCCTCCTGCTTTTCGGCATGCGCGGCATGGCCGCTTACGCACACCATGCGCGTGTCCTCGGCAAAACAAACCCTGAGGTCAACGAATTTTTCTACCGCGGACTTTCCTCTCTGGCAAAGGATCTTTCCATTGACGAACGCCTTGCGCTCGTGATGGAATGCGGACAGGTAAACCTCAAATGCATGGAGCTTTTGAACGATGCGAACGTAGGAACCTACGGAAAACCAACGCCCACACAGGTGAGCACGGATATCGAAGCCGGGCCGTTTATCATCGTTACAGGACACGACCTGCACGATCTGAAATTGCTGCTCGAACAGGCGGACGGCAAGGGCGTCAATATCTATACCCACGGCGAAATGCTGCCCGCCCACGCCTATCCGGAGCTTAAAAAATACAGCCACCTGAAAGGCAACTTCGGCACGGCATGGCAAAACCAGAAAAAGGAATTCGACAATGTTCCCGCGCCTATCCTGTTTACCACCAACTGCCTGATGCCGCCGCAGCCTTCTTATTCCGACAGGGTATTCACCACTTCCGTGGTCGGTTACCCGGAGATGCGGCACATCGATGAAAACAAGGATTTCGGCCCGGTGATCGAAAAGGCGCTCGCGCTGGGCGGCTATGGCGGGAAAAAGGAAATGAGCGGCATCAACGGCGGACATGTTTTGAGCGTCGGCTTTGGCGTGGATACCGTGCTTTCCGTTGCGGACCAGGTCATTGACGCGGTCAGGGGCGGCAAGATCAGCCATTTCTTCCTCGTGGGCGGCTGCGACGGCGCGAAGCCCGGACGCAACTACTATACCGATTTTGTCAAACAGACACCGGAGGATTCCGTAATCCTGACGCTGGCATGCGGTAAATTCCGCTTCAATGACTTAGACCTTGGCACGGTCGCGGGGCTGCCGCGCCTGATGGATATGGGGCAATGCAACGACGCGTATTCCGCAATCCAAGTCGCATTGGCACTGGCAGACGCCTTTGACTGCGGCGTAAACGACCTGCCGCTGTCCCTCGTGCTTTCGTGGTACGAACAAAAGGCGGTGTGCATCCTGCTGACGTTGTTGGCACTGGGCATCAAAAATATTTATTTAGGGCCAACGCTTCCCGCGTTTGTCTCGCCAAACGTACTCAATATCCTTGTTGAGAAATTCAACATCAGCCCGATCTCTACACCGGAGGAAGACCTGAAAAAAATCCTCGGATAG
- a CDS encoding YitT family protein codes for MARISAKSIRGYIIDGLLFFLGSLIYAAAINIFTAPNNIAPGGLTGVATMLNFLFGLPIGTMILLMNVPLFILGFIYFGWKFIIKTIIATALSSVVIDATAGIFPQYHGEPLITVVFGGLLSGVGLALILMRGGTSGGTELAANLIALKFPHISIGKLILVLDVIVVLVSAWVYKDFESPLYAMIVIFITSWIIDAILYGTSIGTGKMMFIVSPKNKEIASLIITKMARGVTALKSRGVYSNKEGEILLCAVRRQEVYRIYHLIHEIDPSAFIIVGDAGEISGEGFRNIAASEMTRKRREKKNK; via the coding sequence ATGGCACGGATTTCTGCCAAATCCATAAGAGGATATATCATAGACGGACTGCTGTTCTTTTTAGGCAGTTTGATTTATGCTGCGGCGATCAACATCTTTACTGCGCCCAACAACATTGCGCCGGGCGGGCTCACCGGTGTGGCGACGATGCTGAACTTTTTGTTCGGCCTGCCCATCGGTACGATGATCCTGCTTATGAACGTACCTCTTTTTATTTTGGGGTTCATTTATTTTGGCTGGAAGTTTATTATCAAGACCATCATTGCGACCGCGCTTTCTTCCGTCGTGATCGACGCGACCGCAGGCATCTTCCCACAATACCACGGCGAACCGCTCATCACCGTCGTATTCGGCGGGCTGCTGTCCGGCGTGGGCCTGGCGCTGATTTTGATGCGCGGCGGCACGTCCGGCGGCACGGAGCTGGCGGCAAACCTCATCGCGCTCAAATTCCCGCACATTTCCATCGGCAAGCTGATTTTGGTGCTCGACGTGATCGTCGTACTGGTTTCCGCATGGGTATACAAGGATTTTGAAAGCCCGCTTTATGCCATGATCGTCATCTTCATCACTTCGTGGATCATTGACGCGATCCTTTACGGGACAAGTATCGGTACGGGTAAAATGATGTTTATCGTTTCACCCAAAAATAAGGAGATCGCTTCCTTAATCATCACCAAAATGGCGCGCGGCGTGACGGCTTTAAAATCGCGCGGCGTTTACAGCAACAAGGAGGGCGAGATCCTCTTGTGCGCGGTGCGCAGGCAGGAGGTATACCGCATTTACCACCTGATCCACGAAATCGACCCGAGCGCATTCATCATCGTGGGCGACGCGGGCGAGATCAGCGGCGAGGGGTTCCGCAACATCGCGGCAAGCGAAATGACGCGAAAACGGCGCGAGAAGAAAAACAAATGA
- a CDS encoding DUF1934 domain-containing protein, whose protein sequence is MVQNNILLNVRGYQADEEDNHEMELFTEGMLTCDNGKYTIEYDESELSGMENTRTSLIIDGDRVQLKRTGLVETEFVFLKSRVFAAAYDTPFGMMEMSVLPTQVLSELSADKGNIDLEYVIRVGDQQAVNKLNINYKSIPKA, encoded by the coding sequence ATGGTTCAAAATAACATTCTGCTGAATGTCCGTGGATATCAGGCCGATGAAGAAGATAACCATGAGATGGAACTGTTCACCGAGGGCATGCTGACATGCGACAACGGTAAATATACCATAGAATACGACGAGAGCGAATTATCAGGCATGGAAAATACGAGGACAAGCCTGATCATCGACGGGGATCGCGTACAGCTGAAGCGTACGGGCCTTGTCGAGACGGAATTTGTGTTTTTAAAAAGCCGTGTATTCGCGGCGGCTTACGATACGCCGTTCGGCATGATGGAGATGTCCGTGTTGCCGACGCAGGTATTAAGCGAGCTCTCTGCCGACAAGGGCAACATCGACCTGGAATACGTGATACGCGTGGGAGACCAGCAGGCCGTGAACAAGCTGAATATCAATTATAAATCGATACCCAAGGCATAG
- a CDS encoding Crp/Fnr family transcriptional regulator encodes MEIDFTILQKNELFSGMDPKDIGSMLSCLGYHARKYPKGDMVWRVGSQIGGFGLILSGQVQIIKEDYFGKRSIIATIHPGEVFGEAFACAGLLESPLAVSAGEASEILFLQVDKILTSCGNACVFHSELIRRLVRMLARKNLVLNRKMDFLSRRTTREKLSAYLLSEYGQKKANPFLIDLNRNELADYLSVDRSAMSRELSRMRSEGVVDYWKNSFKILDFHGLE; translated from the coding sequence ATGGAAATTGATTTTACGATCCTTCAAAAAAACGAATTGTTCAGCGGCATGGACCCAAAGGATATCGGTTCCATGCTTTCGTGCCTTGGCTATCACGCCAGGAAATATCCCAAAGGCGATATGGTGTGGCGCGTCGGTTCGCAGATCGGCGGCTTTGGACTGATCCTTTCCGGGCAGGTGCAGATCATAAAGGAAGATTATTTCGGGAAGCGCAGCATCATCGCGACCATCCATCCCGGCGAAGTGTTCGGCGAGGCTTTTGCCTGTGCGGGGCTTTTGGAAAGTCCCCTTGCCGTAAGCGCGGGGGAAGCAAGCGAGATCCTGTTTTTGCAGGTCGATAAAATTTTGACCTCCTGCGGGAACGCATGCGTTTTCCACAGCGAGCTCATCCGGCGGCTCGTCCGCATGCTGGCGAGGAAGAACCTCGTGCTCAACCGCAAGATGGATTTTTTGAGCAGGCGTACGACGCGTGAAAAGCTGAGCGCCTATTTGCTCAGTGAATACGGCCAAAAAAAAGCGAATCCGTTCCTCATTGATCTCAACAGGAACGAACTCGCCGATTATTTGAGCGTAGACCGCAGCGCTATGTCGCGCGAACTGTCGCGCATGCGAAGCGAAGGGGTTGTAGACTACTGGAAAAACAGCTTTAAAATCCTTGATTTTCATGGACTGGAATAG
- a CDS encoding methylated-DNA--[protein]-cysteine S-methyltransferase: MYYSTVYPSPVGMLTLACDGENLVGLWLEGQKYFGSTIRGEMTERNEIPVFAVAKEWLDRYFAGEKPAASELPLRPMGSAFRQDVWQVLRGIPYGTVTTYGEIAKRIAAKNNRESMSGQAVGGAVGHNPISIIIPCHRVVGANGSLTGFAGGIGAKIKLLALEGVDMSRLCVPKKGTAL, translated from the coding sequence ATGTATTATTCAACGGTTTATCCATCCCCTGTCGGTATGCTCACGCTTGCGTGCGACGGGGAAAACCTGGTCGGCCTGTGGCTGGAAGGGCAAAAATATTTTGGGAGTACGATCCGCGGGGAAATGACGGAACGAAATGAAATACCGGTGTTTGCCGTAGCAAAAGAGTGGCTGGACAGGTATTTCGCAGGGGAAAAACCTGCGGCCTCGGAACTGCCGCTCCGTCCGATGGGCAGCGCCTTCCGGCAGGATGTATGGCAGGTTTTGCGCGGGATCCCTTATGGTACGGTCACTACCTACGGCGAGATCGCGAAAAGGATCGCTGCCAAAAACAACCGGGAAAGTATGTCCGGCCAGGCGGTGGGCGGAGCGGTCGGGCATAACCCCATTTCCATTATCATCCCCTGTCACCGGGTCGTTGGTGCCAACGGCAGCCTGACAGGGTTTGCCGGCGGCATCGGGGCAAAAATAAAATTGCTGGCCTTGGAAGGCGTCGATATGTCCCGGCTTTGTGTCCCTAAAAAAGGTACCGCGCTTTAA
- a CDS encoding DUF5996 family protein gives MTPILTYDTWTDTAYTLHMIAQMMGKVKLVRMPAQPEWGHIVLHFTPQGLTTGLIPNGERSFAINLNLDTSTVFTQTVSGDTAGFSLRNNTSVSEYYNDFKKMLATLVCDTVINEVPQEMGTRIPFYDDTQKHDYDSCAARDFFQMYVYARNTLLDFASPFRGKKILPSFFWGTFDVSTVLFSGKPSPFPGSGVIEVNGFDEQFIEAGFWAGDPSLADPSFFIMPYPFIRDDLGAQPVKPDKAVWSTVKMEYFLSLKDALSYPDPRAAIREFFEHSFHVVTKRESWACVDWFTQPLTIPVHENQGF, from the coding sequence ATGACACCGATCTTAACGTATGACACATGGACGGATACCGCGTATACGCTGCACATGATCGCGCAGATGATGGGCAAGGTAAAGCTTGTCCGCATGCCAGCGCAGCCCGAATGGGGGCATATCGTGCTGCATTTTACCCCGCAGGGACTCACCACGGGGCTGATCCCCAATGGGGAGCGCAGCTTTGCCATCAATTTGAACCTCGATACTTCAACCGTCTTTACGCAGACCGTATCGGGCGATACGGCCGGGTTTTCGCTGCGCAACAATACATCGGTCAGCGAATATTATAACGATTTCAAAAAAATGCTCGCCACACTTGTGTGCGACACAGTGATCAACGAAGTACCGCAGGAGATGGGCACAAGGATCCCTTTTTACGACGATACGCAAAAGCACGATTATGACAGCTGTGCAGCCCGCGACTTTTTCCAGATGTATGTATATGCGCGCAACACGCTGCTTGACTTTGCATCGCCTTTCCGCGGCAAAAAGATACTGCCCTCTTTCTTCTGGGGAACGTTCGATGTTTCCACCGTCCTGTTCTCAGGCAAGCCCAGCCCCTTTCCCGGCAGCGGCGTGATCGAGGTCAACGGCTTTGACGAGCAATTCATTGAAGCAGGCTTCTGGGCGGGAGACCCAAGCCTTGCCGACCCCTCGTTCTTTATCATGCCTTACCCGTTTATCAGGGACGATTTGGGCGCCCAGCCGGTAAAGCCGGACAAGGCTGTATGGAGCACCGTAAAAATGGAATATTTCCTTTCATTGAAGGACGCGCTTTCCTACCCCGACCCGCGGGCGGCGATACGGGAATTCTTTGAACATTCGTTCCATGTGGTAACCAAACGCGAAAGCTGGGCATGCGTCGACTGGTTCACACAGCCGTTGACTATTCCAGTCCATGAAAATCAAGGATTTTAA